One window from the genome of Streptomyces sp. NBC_00287 encodes:
- a CDS encoding aldo/keto reductase produces MTRLIQGCMGLGGAWDRTPYTAGDIEHAEAAVAAALDAGITRFDHADIYRFGKSEAVFGEVLARASGLRERIEIQTKCGIRLAEGDRPGLYDLRAETILARVRESLDRLCTDVIDTLLLHRPDPLADPDEIAKALHTLHDQGLVRRFGVSNMSAAQITRLQACLDVPLTVDQLEMSLARRDWVEAGVLVNTPAAAGIGFPEGTLEHCAAHGIELQAWGPLARGRYSGGEPSPAADLVAELARRHDTTPETVLLWWLQRHPAGIVPVVGTSRPERIRACRDAAVRTPELAHEEWYELWIAARGAPLP; encoded by the coding sequence ATGACCCGGCTGATCCAAGGCTGCATGGGCCTGGGCGGCGCCTGGGACCGCACCCCCTATACGGCAGGCGACATCGAGCATGCCGAAGCCGCTGTGGCAGCGGCCCTGGACGCGGGCATCACCCGCTTCGACCACGCTGACATCTACCGCTTCGGCAAGTCCGAGGCGGTCTTCGGTGAGGTGCTGGCCCGCGCCTCCGGACTGCGCGAGCGGATCGAGATCCAGACAAAGTGCGGTATCCGCCTCGCCGAGGGCGACCGGCCAGGCCTGTACGACCTGCGCGCCGAGACCATCCTGGCCCGCGTACGGGAGAGCCTCGACCGGCTGTGCACCGACGTCATCGACACCCTCCTGCTGCACCGCCCCGACCCCCTCGCCGACCCCGACGAGATCGCGAAGGCCCTGCACACGCTCCACGACCAGGGCCTGGTACGGCGGTTCGGCGTGTCCAACATGAGTGCCGCCCAGATCACCCGCCTCCAGGCCTGTCTCGACGTACCGCTGACGGTCGATCAGCTGGAGATGAGCCTGGCCCGGCGCGACTGGGTCGAGGCCGGGGTGCTGGTCAACACCCCCGCGGCGGCCGGAATCGGCTTCCCGGAGGGCACCCTCGAGCACTGCGCCGCCCACGGCATCGAGCTCCAGGCCTGGGGCCCGCTGGCCCGCGGCCGCTACAGCGGAGGCGAGCCCTCCCCGGCGGCGGACCTTGTCGCGGAACTCGCCCGACGCCACGACACCACCCCGGAAACGGTCCTGCTCTGGTGGCTCCAGCGCCACCCCGCCGGGATCGTCCCGGTCGTCGGCACCAGCAGGCCCGAGCGGATCCGCGCCTGCCGGGACGCAGCCGTACGCACCCCCGAACTCGCCCACGAGGAGTGGTACGAGCTGTGGATCGCCGCCCGCGGCGCCCCGCTGCCGTAA
- a CDS encoding DUF4232 domain-containing protein, protein MANTSSSVRRAALLASAVATLGALTACGGADGTTTAPRQPPTSPDRTATSSSPSEQAAATEPAPSPSAAGGTKQSTRCHTGELRAEVGRMDPGAGQRNFPIVLTNASARTCTVYGYPGAAFVDASGEQLGPDPERAPGSPARVTLAPGDSAWAGLSYSSPEISGARTARPAALLVTPPDEREPIEVPWTAGAVPVSGNASSVSLTVFAPGSGPGQP, encoded by the coding sequence ATGGCGAACACGTCCTCGTCCGTGCGCCGGGCCGCCCTGCTCGCGAGTGCGGTCGCGACGCTCGGCGCACTGACCGCCTGCGGCGGCGCCGACGGTACGACGACCGCTCCCCGGCAGCCGCCCACCTCGCCGGACCGCACGGCCACCAGCAGCTCCCCGAGCGAACAAGCCGCCGCCACTGAACCGGCACCCTCGCCCTCGGCGGCCGGCGGCACGAAGCAGTCGACCCGCTGCCACACGGGCGAGTTGCGCGCCGAGGTCGGCCGCATGGATCCCGGTGCCGGTCAGCGGAACTTCCCGATCGTCCTGACCAACGCCTCCGCGCGCACCTGCACGGTGTACGGCTATCCGGGCGCCGCCTTCGTCGATGCGTCCGGCGAGCAGCTCGGCCCGGACCCCGAGCGCGCTCCCGGCTCGCCGGCGCGGGTGACGCTGGCGCCGGGGGACAGCGCGTGGGCGGGTCTTTCGTACTCCAGCCCGGAAATCAGCGGGGCGCGCACCGCCCGGCCGGCGGCGCTGCTGGTGACCCCGCCGGACGAGCGGGAGCCGATCGAGGTGCCCTGGACGGCGGGTGCGGTGCCGGTGTCCGGCAACGCCTCCTCGGTGTCCTTGACGGTGTTCGCCCCCGGCTCGGGGCCCGGACAGCCCTGA
- a CDS encoding aldo/keto reductase, with amino-acid sequence MQYVKLGSTGLDVSRICLGCMTYGLPDRGVHDWTLDEEASRPLIRQALEAGINFFDTANVYSDGTSEEIVGRALADFARRDEYVLATKVNGRMRPGPNGAGLSRKAILAEIDHSLSRLGTDYVDLYQIHRFDPHTPVEETMEALNDLVKAGKVRYLGASSMYAWQFSKMQYTAERYGWTKFISMQNHYNLLYREEEREMLPLCADQGVGVLPWSPLARGRLTRDWGTVTERSAGDNFGSRLYQESDRTIVEAVTRVANDRGVPRAQVALAWLLHRDTVAAPIVGAAKPQHIEDAAAAVELTLSEKEIEELEQPYTARAIVGH; translated from the coding sequence ATGCAGTACGTGAAGCTCGGTTCGACGGGCCTGGACGTGTCGCGGATCTGTCTGGGCTGCATGACCTACGGGCTGCCCGACCGAGGTGTGCACGACTGGACGCTCGACGAGGAGGCCTCCCGCCCGCTGATCCGGCAGGCGCTCGAAGCGGGCATCAACTTCTTCGACACCGCGAACGTCTACTCCGACGGCACCAGCGAGGAGATCGTAGGCCGGGCGCTCGCCGACTTCGCCCGGCGCGACGAGTATGTGCTGGCCACCAAGGTGAACGGCCGGATGCGGCCCGGGCCCAACGGGGCAGGGCTCTCCCGCAAGGCGATCCTGGCGGAGATCGACCACAGCCTCAGCCGCCTCGGCACCGACTACGTCGACCTGTACCAGATCCACCGCTTCGACCCGCACACCCCGGTCGAGGAGACGATGGAGGCGCTGAACGACCTGGTGAAGGCCGGCAAGGTGCGCTATCTCGGCGCGAGTTCGATGTACGCCTGGCAGTTCTCCAAGATGCAGTACACCGCCGAGCGGTACGGCTGGACCAAGTTCATCTCCATGCAGAACCACTACAACCTCCTCTACCGCGAGGAGGAGCGCGAGATGCTGCCCCTGTGCGCGGACCAGGGCGTCGGCGTACTGCCCTGGAGTCCGCTGGCCCGGGGCCGCCTCACCCGCGACTGGGGCACCGTCACCGAACGCAGCGCGGGCGACAACTTCGGCAGCCGTCTCTACCAGGAGAGCGACCGCACGATCGTGGAGGCGGTCACCCGAGTGGCGAACGACCGGGGAGTCCCCCGCGCCCAGGTGGCCCTCGCCTGGCTCCTGCACCGCGACACGGTGGCGGCCCCGATCGTCGGCGCCGCCAAGCCTCAGCACATCGAGGACGCGGCGGCGGCGGTCGAACTGACGCTGAGCGAGAAGGAGATCGAGGAGTTGGAGCAGCCCTACACGGCTCGGGCCATCGTCGGGCACTGA
- a CDS encoding helix-turn-helix domain-containing protein — MPVGADGLPETADPAPPPGLVVVGRFDQPPGYHVNRPEGADSWLFTWTTGGHGRLRQGAAETRASPGDLVVLAPGVRHRYGVEPGASHWQFWWAHCQARPTWQAWLRPYDAGDGLYVVSPTPDALRDRVDAAFGRMLADARWTGSGAPPDTGAEADRVAVAHGSAARELALCALEEAVLLTAATARPSSPLPGVDARVRRAEALIAADPGAPHTVRSLAGHVALSPSRFAHLFTRQVGVSPMRALREARLRHAARLLEGSDLSVERIATASGFASPFHFNRVFRERYGTPPGAFRAKGPMVEGVDQGAGGR, encoded by the coding sequence ATGCCCGTGGGTGCTGACGGATTGCCCGAGACTGCCGACCCGGCCCCACCGCCCGGCCTGGTGGTCGTCGGCCGCTTCGACCAGCCGCCGGGATACCACGTCAACCGGCCGGAAGGCGCCGACAGCTGGCTGTTCACCTGGACCACCGGCGGCCACGGCCGGCTGCGCCAGGGCGCGGCGGAGACCCGGGCATCACCCGGCGACCTCGTGGTGCTGGCGCCCGGCGTCCGGCACCGCTACGGAGTCGAACCCGGCGCCTCCCACTGGCAGTTCTGGTGGGCGCACTGCCAGGCCCGGCCGACCTGGCAGGCCTGGCTGCGTCCGTACGACGCCGGGGACGGTCTGTACGTCGTCTCACCGACCCCGGACGCCCTGCGCGACCGCGTCGACGCGGCATTCGGGCGGATGCTCGCCGACGCCCGCTGGACCGGCAGCGGCGCGCCGCCCGACACCGGCGCCGAGGCCGACCGGGTAGCCGTGGCCCACGGTTCGGCGGCTCGCGAACTCGCCCTGTGCGCCCTGGAGGAGGCCGTTCTGCTTACCGCCGCCACCGCGCGCCCGAGCTCGCCCCTGCCCGGAGTCGATGCGCGGGTGCGCCGCGCGGAGGCGCTGATCGCCGCTGATCCGGGCGCCCCGCACACCGTTCGCTCGCTCGCCGGGCACGTCGCCCTGTCACCGTCCCGTTTCGCCCATCTCTTCACCCGGCAAGTCGGCGTGTCGCCGATGCGCGCGCTGCGCGAGGCGCGACTGCGCCATGCCGCACGGCTGCTGGAGGGCAGCGACCTGTCCGTGGAACGGATCGCGACGGCTTCCGGATTCGCCAGTCCTTTTCACTTCAACCGGGTCTTCCGAGAACGCTACGGCACACCCCCCGGCGCCTTCCGGGCGAAGGGTCCAATGGTTGAAGGCGTGGACCAGGGCGCGGGCGGCCGGTGA
- a CDS encoding RICIN domain-containing protein encodes MHDAGLPNFPGNAHPLELTDAQLSAELKKWTGASPALQPVGELLDRHWAAGFAYARLCTSTARAAGMLTTAAFTRLFGQTLRQTGPTSAWRPQLLVTVRRVAGEWDTDQRRELLHPELRTEAAGGERAAARLLPPAHRRLLSGAFQRLPQSSRCLLWHTEVEAEPLKTPAGLLGLDEEGARVELGRARDRLREECLQVHRELAPDQECRQYLRLLDVTYRRGGVDIDPDLRGHLDGCKHCRDTADQLDCFNHGLGVALAEAVLGWGAQEYVESRARSADDESVPVAEAATVVGEDFGEGQAPDMTPLPSSSRTARKAARRAVRRRNLTVALVTVGALVVIPLVLWSALGSEEGTAGSGQATEAAGSEGRTPTTGPSWAGAKEAAQGTLTGRLHNIASGLCVGIVGGKAVKGAETELAECSAQAGQQWVYETDGRLRSAAEPDLCLDSHLGYSVRLTPCTDTRKVRYDFTLQGTLVPRWDQELALTPAATDGSGALVLKTRKDDSAQRWVIDTSKPELQLEAVNWAEPATPVPPPAPTPKPTPTPSKTPKATATPSPTPTPSATGDCYTDPYSCSWDGDNGWGGGYGGGRR; translated from the coding sequence GTGCACGACGCAGGCTTGCCGAATTTCCCAGGAAACGCCCACCCCCTGGAATTGACGGACGCGCAACTGAGCGCCGAACTCAAGAAGTGGACGGGGGCGTCGCCCGCGCTGCAGCCCGTGGGTGAACTCCTCGACCGGCACTGGGCGGCGGGCTTCGCGTATGCGCGGCTGTGCACCAGTACCGCCCGTGCCGCCGGCATGCTCACCACCGCGGCGTTCACGAGGCTCTTCGGACAGACCCTGCGGCAGACCGGACCGACCTCCGCGTGGCGCCCCCAACTCCTGGTCACCGTACGGCGTGTCGCCGGGGAGTGGGACACCGACCAGCGGCGTGAGCTGCTCCACCCCGAGCTGCGGACCGAGGCTGCCGGGGGTGAGCGCGCCGCCGCCCGTCTGCTGCCGCCGGCCCACCGCCGTCTGCTGTCCGGCGCCTTCCAGCGGCTGCCCCAGTCGTCCCGCTGTCTCCTGTGGCACACCGAGGTCGAGGCCGAACCGCTGAAGACACCGGCCGGGTTGCTGGGCCTGGACGAGGAGGGCGCCCGCGTCGAACTCGGCCGCGCCCGCGACCGGTTGCGCGAGGAATGCCTCCAGGTCCACCGCGAACTCGCCCCCGACCAGGAGTGCCGCCAGTACCTGCGCCTCCTCGACGTCACCTACCGGCGCGGCGGCGTCGACATCGACCCCGATCTGCGCGGGCACCTGGACGGGTGCAAGCACTGCCGGGACACCGCCGACCAGTTGGACTGCTTCAACCACGGACTCGGCGTGGCTCTGGCGGAGGCGGTGCTCGGCTGGGGCGCGCAGGAGTACGTGGAGTCCAGGGCGCGCAGCGCGGACGACGAGAGCGTGCCGGTGGCGGAGGCGGCGACCGTGGTGGGGGAGGACTTCGGCGAAGGCCAAGCGCCTGACATGACCCCGCTGCCCTCTTCCAGCCGTACCGCTCGCAAGGCCGCCCGCCGTGCCGTGCGGCGGCGCAATCTCACCGTGGCCCTCGTGACCGTCGGCGCGCTGGTCGTGATCCCGTTGGTGCTGTGGTCCGCCCTGGGCTCGGAGGAGGGCACCGCAGGATCCGGACAGGCCACCGAGGCCGCCGGCTCCGAGGGCCGTACCCCGACGACCGGCCCCTCGTGGGCCGGGGCCAAGGAGGCGGCGCAGGGCACGCTGACCGGGCGGCTGCACAACATCGCCTCCGGGCTGTGCGTCGGCATCGTCGGAGGCAAGGCGGTCAAGGGCGCCGAGACCGAACTCGCGGAGTGCTCCGCGCAGGCGGGCCAGCAGTGGGTGTACGAGACCGACGGCCGCCTGCGCAGCGCCGCCGAGCCCGACCTGTGTCTGGACTCCCACCTCGGCTACTCGGTACGGCTCACGCCCTGCACGGACACCAGAAAGGTCCGCTACGACTTCACGCTCCAGGGCACCCTGGTCCCGCGCTGGGACCAGGAGCTGGCCCTGACCCCCGCCGCCACCGACGGTTCCGGCGCGCTGGTCCTCAAGACCCGCAAGGACGACTCGGCCCAGCGCTGGGTGATCGACACCTCCAAGCCCGAACTCCAGCTGGAGGCGGTCAACTGGGCCGAACCCGCGACCCCAGTACCGCCACCCGCGCCGACGCCGAAGCCCACCCCCACGCCGTCGAAGACCCCGAAGGCCACCGCGACGCCGTCGCCCACACCGACGCCCTCGGCCACCGGCGACTGCTACACGGACCCGTACTCCTGCTCCTGGGACGGCGACAACGGCTGGGGCGGCGGTTACGGCGGCGGACGCCGCTGA
- a CDS encoding radical SAM protein yields the protein MTASPGLLQSARFYITFRCNSLCGYCNVWQDDKFKGYEELTLERARQILDELYELGVRYVDFTGGEPVLHPHIDGIVQYAKSLGMTVEITSNGIRFAKHIDAIVPYVDTMNVSLDTLRADRYRQIRGVPTLDRALDVIQRVIATGSGNLKLICVVTRENVDEVPELLRFAHENRITIYFSGMFEYFDEQDTVRDMNRTARKLKLIEQNGKPLADADRAGRLEESEATGTTIADELIRLLYQPFALINLHFRKYMETLDPTAPTDCFANKRILTVGPDGRLVLPCYHAFDNSVQWDRPLRELVQDPEFLRVRDEEVGHRSECRSCTVFPYIGLSFSYRFDKIFLYQALSEEIAKIKTRFADPLHPRLSLPHDELHERYTELERLIDRALPTPRPPQNSDHFYRFETTGTGIRTELLAGEISLAELLGDHAQSECWGIQRSPHTWMRLVYRDLVPALQDLVDESTYESLVGELYAVQLAWWQGYLARYYRGGDQADTAGPEKVLTGFLERTAAALPDTSRAARVREVLLHAGCVLGLPPETLVPLAVRTPFPEAALIAKHLLLIADDTDLPRYADLLPEQAAEPLRRVAGARLPDADNAPLDPETAALLGLAPQASVDQATAERLVAAVAALAPEERTTLAERLLTHELGNPRALRERSQTHSTVGPASMPPV from the coding sequence GTGACCGCCAGCCCCGGACTCCTGCAGTCCGCCCGCTTCTACATCACCTTCCGCTGCAACTCGCTGTGCGGCTACTGCAACGTCTGGCAGGACGACAAGTTCAAGGGCTACGAGGAGCTCACCCTGGAGCGGGCCCGGCAGATCCTCGACGAGCTGTACGAACTCGGCGTGCGCTACGTCGACTTCACCGGCGGTGAGCCGGTGCTGCACCCGCACATCGACGGCATCGTGCAGTACGCCAAGTCCCTCGGCATGACCGTGGAGATCACCAGCAACGGCATCCGGTTCGCCAAGCACATCGACGCCATCGTGCCCTACGTCGACACCATGAACGTCTCCCTGGACACGCTCCGGGCCGACCGCTACCGGCAGATCCGCGGAGTGCCCACCCTGGACCGCGCACTCGACGTCATCCAGCGCGTCATCGCCACCGGCTCCGGCAACCTCAAGCTGATCTGCGTGGTCACCCGGGAGAACGTGGACGAGGTGCCGGAGCTGCTGCGCTTCGCCCACGAGAACCGGATCACCATCTACTTCTCCGGCATGTTCGAGTACTTCGACGAGCAGGACACCGTCCGCGACATGAACCGGACGGCCCGCAAGCTGAAGCTGATCGAGCAGAACGGCAAGCCGCTCGCCGACGCCGACCGCGCCGGGCGCCTGGAGGAGTCGGAGGCGACCGGCACCACCATCGCGGACGAGCTGATACGGCTGCTCTACCAGCCGTTCGCCCTGATCAACCTGCACTTCCGCAAGTACATGGAGACCCTGGACCCCACGGCGCCGACCGACTGCTTCGCCAACAAGCGCATCCTCACCGTCGGCCCGGACGGGCGACTGGTGCTGCCCTGCTACCACGCCTTCGACAACTCGGTGCAGTGGGACCGGCCGCTCAGAGAGCTGGTGCAGGACCCGGAGTTCCTGCGGGTGCGGGACGAGGAGGTCGGCCATCGCTCGGAGTGCCGCAGCTGCACCGTCTTCCCGTACATCGGTCTCTCGTTCAGCTACCGCTTCGACAAGATCTTCCTCTACCAGGCCCTCTCCGAGGAGATCGCCAAGATCAAGACCCGTTTCGCCGACCCCCTCCACCCCCGTCTCAGCCTGCCCCATGACGAACTCCACGAGCGCTACACGGAGTTGGAGCGCCTGATCGACCGAGCTCTGCCCACCCCGCGCCCGCCCCAGAACTCCGACCACTTCTACCGCTTCGAGACCACCGGCACCGGCATCCGCACAGAACTCCTCGCCGGCGAGATCAGCCTCGCCGAGCTGCTCGGCGACCACGCGCAGAGCGAGTGCTGGGGCATCCAGCGCTCACCGCACACCTGGATGCGACTCGTCTACCGCGACCTCGTACCCGCACTGCAGGACCTCGTGGACGAGAGCACCTACGAGTCCTTGGTCGGCGAGCTGTACGCCGTCCAACTCGCTTGGTGGCAGGGTTACTTGGCGCGCTACTACCGGGGCGGCGACCAGGCCGACACGGCCGGTCCCGAGAAGGTGCTGACCGGCTTCCTGGAGCGTACGGCGGCCGCACTGCCCGACACTTCGCGCGCCGCACGCGTCCGCGAGGTGCTGCTGCACGCCGGGTGCGTCCTCGGCCTGCCGCCCGAAACCCTCGTACCGCTGGCCGTGCGCACCCCCTTCCCCGAAGCCGCGCTGATCGCCAAGCACCTGCTGCTCATCGCCGACGACACCGACCTGCCGCGGTACGCGGACCTGCTCCCCGAACAGGCCGCCGAACCGCTGCGTCGCGTCGCCGGCGCCCGCCTCCCGGACGCCGACAACGCCCCGCTGGACCCGGAGACCGCCGCCCTGCTCGGCCTTGCGCCACAGGCGAGCGTCGACCAGGCCACGGCCGAACGCCTGGTGGCCGCAGTGGCCGCCCTCGCCCCCGAAGAGCGCACCACGCTCGCCGAACGCCTGCTCACCCACGAACTGGGTAATCCCCGGGCCCTGCGCGAGAGGAGTCAGACGCACTCGACCGTGGGCCCCGCCAGCATGCCCCCCGTGTAG
- a CDS encoding SpoIIE family protein phosphatase, whose protein sequence is MSPHEPIDDAATARAVIDEHGTLVEWNAGARRLLGWPAADVVGRPADELLADGSLPVPAGPRWDGTVPLRHQDGHRVRVWLLAHHRPPSEDRPAHWLVVTPLEPGGPRSPDDPLATAALTQSPCAVAVYDERLRLNRINDAMAEVIGLPEDRIQGLRLSEIGGKAQSEELEEHMADVLATGRARDVQTYMRTGGEAGAHAWLARMAPVTDGHGRVRGVCLAAHDFTENYLSRERLHLVNEASVRIGSTLDVTRTAQELADVCVPALGDFVSVDLLDPDEEGGGPPAPITAPVGLRRAAHRSITPGDPEAVVKPGHLELYPAESPQAASLTAGRTVVASVPSGDLDQWLSRDTKRSARVREHGIHSTMSVPIRARGLTLGVAVLTRFRRPDPFTPDDVLLAEEITARAAVCVDNARRYSRERETALALQRSLLPRGLPRTPAVDAASRYLPAARSGVGGDWFDVIPLSGMRVALCVGDVVGHGIQASATMGRLRTAVRTLADIDLAPDELLTHLDDLVVRLSEEAGGEGSPGEVGATCLYAMYDPVSRRCALARAGHPPPVLVPPKGAPRQIDMPAGPPLGFGGLPFESAELDVREGSVLGFFTDGLLEHRERDVDAGQALLLDALAISTESLEETCDRILHALLPPGGVPDDVALLLARTRGLPASQVATWDIPADPALVSPIRKQVVEQLDSWELSEASFTAELVVSELVTNAIRYGSQPIRLRLIHDAATLICEVSDASHTAPHLRRAKTWDEGGRGLLLVAQLTQRWGSRHTAQGKTIWAELTLLDED, encoded by the coding sequence ATGAGCCCGCACGAACCGATCGACGACGCCGCGACGGCTCGTGCTGTCATCGACGAACACGGCACCCTGGTGGAGTGGAACGCCGGTGCCCGGCGGCTGCTGGGCTGGCCGGCCGCCGACGTCGTGGGCCGCCCCGCAGACGAGCTGCTGGCCGACGGCTCGCTGCCCGTCCCGGCGGGCCCCCGCTGGGACGGCACTGTCCCCTTGCGCCATCAGGACGGCCACCGGGTCCGGGTGTGGCTGCTGGCCCACCACCGCCCACCGAGCGAGGACCGCCCGGCCCACTGGCTCGTGGTCACCCCGCTGGAGCCGGGCGGCCCCCGCTCCCCCGACGACCCGCTGGCCACGGCCGCGCTCACCCAGTCGCCGTGCGCCGTCGCCGTCTACGACGAGCGGCTGCGGCTGAACCGGATCAACGACGCCATGGCCGAGGTGATCGGGCTGCCCGAGGACCGCATCCAGGGGCTGAGGCTGTCCGAGATCGGCGGCAAGGCGCAGAGCGAGGAGCTGGAGGAGCACATGGCCGACGTGCTGGCCACCGGCCGGGCCCGGGATGTGCAGACGTACATGCGCACCGGCGGCGAGGCCGGCGCACACGCCTGGCTGGCCCGGATGGCGCCCGTCACGGACGGCCATGGACGGGTGCGGGGCGTGTGCCTGGCCGCCCATGACTTCACCGAGAACTACCTCTCCCGCGAGCGGCTCCACCTGGTCAACGAGGCCAGCGTGCGCATCGGCAGCACCCTCGACGTCACCCGGACGGCACAGGAGCTCGCCGATGTGTGCGTCCCCGCGCTCGGCGACTTCGTCAGCGTCGACCTGCTCGACCCCGACGAGGAGGGCGGGGGCCCGCCGGCGCCGATCACCGCGCCGGTCGGACTGCGCCGCGCCGCGCACCGGTCGATCACCCCGGGCGACCCTGAGGCCGTGGTCAAACCCGGGCACCTGGAGCTCTACCCGGCCGAGTCCCCGCAGGCCGCCTCGCTGACGGCTGGCCGCACCGTCGTCGCCTCGGTACCCTCCGGCGACCTCGACCAGTGGCTGAGCCGGGACACGAAACGCAGCGCCCGGGTCAGGGAGCACGGCATCCACTCCACGATGTCCGTGCCGATCCGGGCCCGGGGCCTGACCCTGGGCGTCGCGGTGCTCACCCGGTTCCGCCGCCCCGACCCCTTCACCCCCGACGATGTGCTGCTCGCCGAGGAGATCACGGCCCGCGCGGCCGTCTGCGTCGACAACGCCCGCCGCTACTCCCGCGAACGCGAGACCGCGCTCGCCCTCCAGCGCAGCCTGCTCCCCCGGGGACTCCCCCGCACGCCCGCAGTCGACGCGGCCTCCCGCTACCTCCCCGCCGCCCGCTCCGGCGTCGGCGGCGACTGGTTCGATGTGATCCCGCTGTCCGGGATGCGGGTCGCGCTGTGCGTCGGGGACGTCGTCGGGCACGGCATCCAGGCCTCGGCGACCATGGGTAGGCTGCGCACCGCCGTCCGCACCCTGGCCGACATCGACCTGGCCCCGGACGAGCTGCTCACCCACCTCGACGATCTCGTCGTTCGGCTGTCCGAAGAGGCCGGTGGGGAGGGCAGCCCGGGCGAGGTCGGCGCCACCTGTCTGTACGCCATGTACGACCCGGTGTCACGGCGCTGTGCGCTGGCCCGGGCCGGACATCCGCCGCCCGTGCTGGTCCCGCCGAAGGGTGCGCCCCGGCAGATCGACATGCCCGCCGGGCCGCCGCTGGGTTTCGGCGGGCTGCCGTTCGAGTCGGCCGAGCTGGATGTGCGCGAGGGCAGTGTGCTGGGGTTCTTCACCGACGGTCTGCTCGAGCACCGCGAACGGGACGTCGACGCCGGCCAGGCGCTGCTCCTGGACGCCCTGGCGATCTCCACGGAATCGCTGGAGGAGACCTGCGACCGGATCCTGCACGCCCTGCTCCCACCCGGCGGCGTCCCCGACGACGTGGCCCTGTTGCTGGCCCGCACCCGGGGCCTGCCCGCCTCCCAGGTCGCCACCTGGGACATCCCCGCCGACCCGGCGCTGGTCTCGCCGATCCGCAAGCAGGTCGTCGAGCAGCTCGACTCCTGGGAGCTGAGCGAGGCGTCGTTCACGGCCGAACTGGTGGTGAGCGAGCTGGTCACCAACGCCATCCGGTACGGCTCGCAGCCGATCCGGCTCCGGCTGATCCATGACGCGGCCACGCTGATCTGCGAGGTGTCCGACGCCAGCCACACGGCACCGCATCTGCGCCGGGCCAAGACCTGGGACGAGGGCGGCCGAGGGCTGCTGCTGGTCGCCCAGCTCACCCAGCGCTGGGGCAGCCGGCACACCGCCCAGGGCAAGACGATCTGGGCGGAACTCACCCTCCTCGACGAGGACTGA
- a CDS encoding phytanoyl-CoA dioxygenase family protein has protein sequence MTATDIDAGLRQFREDGFMIARGLFGYDEIDRLCERFAALHAGGPVPGHFEPRAADGDPLREYPRVMQPHEIDELSLRVLLDPRLREVLELLLGEEVLAAQSMFYFKPPGARGQALHQDNFYLRVEPGTCVAAWIACDVIDRDNGGLEVVPGTHRMEVFCPEEADAGVSFAREYVPPPPGLASVPVDMAPGDVLFFNGSLVHGSQPNRSADRFRRSFIGHYAGRSAERIGGYYRTLSMHGERVPLPESAGAGPCGTEFGVPHGPH, from the coding sequence ATGACAGCCACGGACATCGACGCCGGGCTCCGGCAGTTCCGCGAGGACGGGTTCATGATCGCGCGCGGGCTGTTCGGCTACGACGAGATCGACCGGTTGTGCGAGCGGTTCGCGGCGCTGCATGCGGGCGGGCCGGTACCGGGGCATTTCGAGCCGCGGGCGGCGGACGGCGATCCGTTGCGGGAGTATCCGCGCGTGATGCAGCCGCACGAGATCGACGAGTTGTCGCTCAGGGTGCTGCTCGATCCCCGGCTGCGGGAAGTGCTGGAGCTGCTGCTCGGCGAGGAGGTGCTCGCGGCGCAGAGCATGTTCTATTTCAAGCCGCCCGGGGCTCGGGGGCAGGCGCTGCACCAGGACAACTTCTATCTGCGGGTCGAGCCGGGCACCTGTGTGGCGGCCTGGATCGCGTGTGACGTGATCGACCGGGACAACGGCGGGCTCGAGGTCGTACCCGGCACGCATCGTATGGAGGTGTTCTGTCCGGAGGAGGCGGACGCGGGGGTGTCGTTCGCCCGGGAGTACGTTCCGCCGCCGCCGGGACTCGCATCCGTGCCCGTCGATATGGCGCCGGGGGATGTGCTGTTCTTCAACGGCAGCCTGGTGCACGGTTCTCAGCCGAATCGCAGCGCCGATCGGTTCCGGCGTTCGTTCATCGGCCACTATGCCGGGCGGTCGGCCGAGCGGATCGGTGGGTACTACCGGACCCTGTCGATGCACGGTGAGCGGGTTCCGTTGCCGGAGAGCGCGGGCGCGGGTCCGTGCGGAACCGAGTTCGGGGTGCCGCACGGACCGCACTAG